Proteins from a genomic interval of Treponema succinifaciens DSM 2489:
- a CDS encoding SDR family NAD(P)-dependent oxidoreductase, whose protein sequence is MKVLITGTSRGIGRACALKFLAEKNEVIGLDVCPDSISGDFSVKNAECYKHFVCDISKENSLPEINGVEILVNNAGIQTASNFSLDDIKVNLIGTIAVTEKYAFQKKIKSVLFNASVSALTGNEFASYAASKSGVVGYMKNCAIRLANEYRATCNALCFGGILTELNEPVVQDKSLWKKIMDVTPLKRWATAEEAADWIYFMTAVNKFCTGQAIDVSGGERNCADLFVW, encoded by the coding sequence ATGAAAGTTTTAATCACAGGAACGAGCAGGGGAATCGGAAGAGCGTGCGCCTTAAAGTTTCTTGCTGAAAAAAATGAAGTCATTGGACTTGATGTGTGCCCTGACTCAATAAGCGGCGATTTTTCTGTAAAGAATGCTGAATGCTATAAACATTTTGTTTGCGACATTTCAAAAGAAAATTCTCTTCCTGAAATAAATGGTGTTGAAATTCTTGTGAACAATGCTGGAATTCAAACTGCCAGCAATTTCAGTCTTGATGATATAAAAGTGAATCTTATTGGAACAATAGCGGTTACAGAAAAATATGCGTTTCAGAAAAAAATAAAATCTGTTTTATTCAATGCTTCCGTTTCAGCACTTACAGGAAACGAGTTTGCTTCTTATGCTGCGTCAAAGTCTGGAGTTGTGGGCTACATGAAAAATTGCGCGATTCGGCTTGCAAATGAATACCGGGCGACTTGCAATGCCTTGTGCTTCGGCGGAATTCTCACGGAACTGAACGAGCCGGTTGTTCAAGATAAATCGCTTTGGAAAAAAATCATGGATGTAACTCCGCTAAAACGCTGGGCGACTGCGGAAGAAGCTGCCGACTGGATTTATTTTATGACAGCGGTAAACAAATTTTGCACAGGGCAGGCAATCGATGTTTCCGGAGGAGAACGCAACTGCGCTGACTTGTTCGTGTGGTAG
- a CDS encoding VUT family protein, whose translation MKKFLSFVSREADDFKILLRNIPSLTVSIFILSVVCANLMANKELVTFKYAALDCGFAFSWIMFLCMDVICKRWGAKASIKISLVALAANLFICVSFALLAKTPGKWGEYYASENSLVNDALNATFAGSWYVVLGSSVAFVSSSVVNALLNCAIGSLFKSDGFFSFASRSYISTAIAQLVDNFIFATIVSKIFFGWTWIQVFVCSAIGAGFELLGEIFFSGLGYKVVRQWEKEKVGQEYIEYKKANAK comes from the coding sequence ATGAAAAAATTCCTTTCTTTTGTTTCCCGTGAAGCTGACGACTTTAAAATTCTTTTGAGAAACATTCCTTCACTTACAGTTTCAATTTTTATTTTGTCCGTTGTCTGTGCAAATCTTATGGCGAACAAAGAACTTGTAACTTTTAAGTATGCTGCGCTTGACTGCGGATTTGCATTCAGCTGGATTATGTTTTTGTGCATGGACGTAATCTGCAAAAGATGGGGCGCCAAGGCATCAATAAAAATTTCCCTTGTTGCTCTTGCTGCGAATCTTTTTATTTGCGTTTCATTTGCGTTGCTTGCAAAGACTCCGGGAAAGTGGGGCGAATATTATGCTTCTGAGAATTCACTTGTTAATGACGCGCTCAATGCGACTTTTGCGGGTTCTTGGTATGTTGTGCTTGGCTCGTCTGTCGCGTTTGTTTCGTCGTCAGTTGTAAATGCTCTTCTTAACTGCGCAATCGGAAGCCTTTTTAAGTCAGACGGATTTTTTTCATTTGCATCTCGCTCCTATATTTCAACCGCAATAGCCCAGCTTGTTGACAATTTTATTTTTGCCACAATTGTTTCAAAAATTTTCTTTGGCTGGACTTGGATTCAAGTTTTTGTGTGCTCGGCGATTGGGGCTGGCTTTGAGCTTTTGGGCGAAATCTTTTTTTCCGGCTTGGGATATAAAGTTGTCCGCCAGTGGGAAAAAGAAAAAGTCGGGCAGGAATATATTGAATACAAAAAGGCTAATGCAAAATGA
- a CDS encoding winged helix-turn-helix transcriptional regulator codes for MNSDVATLQSIAKTLEEEPLASQRVLAENAGMSIGLMNAVLKRFVERGWIMLTNVNLRKLSYAVTPDGIAELTSRSQKFAKRTFAIANTYNETFCHLVSESKKQGITTLVLYGKSYIRFLLIYACQTLNVTFIEKEVTEPVMKNALCVVGELNEESEITRLENEGCVNLLNLIAKY; via the coding sequence ATGAATAGTGACGTTGCAACATTACAAAGCATAGCAAAAACCTTGGAGGAAGAACCTTTGGCAAGTCAGCGTGTGCTTGCGGAAAATGCTGGTATGTCCATCGGGCTTATGAACGCTGTTCTGAAACGCTTTGTTGAGCGTGGATGGATTATGCTGACTAATGTAAATCTGCGGAAACTTTCTTATGCAGTTACTCCTGACGGAATTGCAGAACTTACATCCAGAAGCCAGAAATTTGCAAAGAGAACATTTGCGATTGCAAACACTTATAATGAAACATTCTGCCACCTTGTTTCCGAATCTAAAAAACAGGGCATAACAACGCTTGTTCTTTACGGCAAGAGTTATATCCGATTCCTGCTTATCTATGCCTGCCAGACCTTGAACGTAACATTTATTGAAAAAGAAGTTACTGAACCTGTTATGAAAAATGCCCTTTGCGTGGTAGGAGAATTAAATGAAGAATCAGAAATCACCCGCCTTGAAAATGAAGGCTGTGTGAATCTTTTGAACCTGATAGCGAAATACTGA
- a CDS encoding HNH endonuclease yields the protein MFRVYTDLFYKDIEQKREFEERYIFLIRKTAENIHVKLRKNAKLVKLYSLIDSKIKRIHENFESSVSDFPKNFEKLLTLTPREIASVYVAYKKNENFRKTVDKELGMVYGVKNGKHFVLDFSKFSRNIAQFFTLPDNEKVININTCFYCNKTYINSYEIENSKKNQFDIDHFIPKSRCPLFSLSLYNFVPSCQVCNSRIKQAGEYYKKCNEEQLEMLFPSSENYKYMDYLRFRIIPKKNLYQQDSRSFSFSEMKDSFAIEFEKLDEKKSVLFEKEANAFDIKKRYEYHKKEFLAYIDKLRKYPDSYFLCYANIHGINEANNLNEAIFNKCFRNQERQIFQKIYNDIDSQIE from the coding sequence ATGTTTAGGGTATATACAGATTTATTTTATAAAGATATAGAACAAAAAAGGGAATTTGAAGAAAGGTATATTTTTTTAATAAGAAAAACAGCAGAAAATATTCATGTGAAATTAAGAAAAAATGCGAAGTTAGTAAAATTATATAGTTTAATAGATTCCAAAATTAAAAGAATTCATGAAAACTTTGAAAGTTCTGTTTCTGATTTTCCTAAAAACTTTGAAAAATTATTAACACTAACTCCACGAGAAATTGCTTCAGTATATGTAGCATATAAGAAGAATGAAAACTTTAGAAAGACTGTTGATAAAGAATTAGGAATGGTTTACGGTGTAAAAAACGGAAAACATTTTGTCTTGGATTTTTCAAAATTTTCTAGAAATATCGCACAATTTTTTACATTGCCGGATAATGAAAAAGTAATAAATATCAATACTTGCTTTTATTGCAATAAAACTTATATAAATTCATATGAAATTGAGAATTCGAAAAAAAATCAGTTTGATATTGATCATTTTATTCCTAAATCAAGATGTCCATTGTTTTCCTTGAGCTTATACAATTTTGTGCCAAGTTGCCAAGTATGTAATTCAAGAATAAAACAGGCTGGTGAATATTACAAGAAATGTAATGAAGAGCAATTGGAGATGTTGTTTCCATCTAGTGAAAATTATAAATATATGGATTATTTAAGATTCAGAATAATTCCAAAGAAGAACTTATATCAGCAAGATTCAAGAAGTTTTTCATTTTCAGAAATGAAGGATTCTTTTGCTATCGAGTTTGAGAAACTTGATGAGAAAAAATCAGTTTTATTTGAAAAGGAAGCAAATGCGTTTGATATTAAAAAACGATATGAATACCATAAAAAAGAATTTTTAGCATATATAGATAAATTAAGAAAATATCCTGATTCATATTTTTTATGTTATGCAAATATACATGGAATAAATGAAGCAAACAATTTGAATGAGGCAATTTTTAATAAATGTTTTAGAAATCAAGAAAGACAAATATTTCAAAAAATCTATAATGATATTGACTCTCAAATTGAGTGA